Proteins encoded in a region of the Terriglobia bacterium genome:
- a CDS encoding family 1 encapsulin nanocompartment shell protein produces the protein MEWLRRNAAPLSQKVWKEIDDTALSMFKQTVVTRRIVDFDGPRGWNHVATQLGTFKSAPAPKIAGKVRLSIPDAMLLTELRADFTVSWADIDIFERVGPALESKSIEEAARDVALTEDALILYGSGGMPGLLGWKDTPRVTMSDWSQPGRLVADLLSAVEKLDTLTVKGPYEVVLSPHHYYSYLRQTGEGGVYPAAKQLGIVIAKVYSSPAVEGAALFSTRGGDFMITVGGDFTVGYRAHDDKSVHLFAVETIAAQMLTPEAVCVIA, from the coding sequence ATGGAATGGTTAAGGCGCAACGCGGCTCCCCTGTCTCAAAAAGTCTGGAAGGAAATTGACGACACTGCCCTGTCGATGTTCAAACAGACAGTCGTCACCCGGCGCATCGTCGACTTCGACGGGCCTCGCGGCTGGAATCACGTCGCCACGCAATTGGGCACATTCAAAAGTGCTCCCGCTCCGAAGATCGCCGGAAAGGTACGCCTGTCTATTCCGGATGCGATGTTGCTGACCGAGTTGCGCGCCGATTTCACTGTTTCCTGGGCGGATATCGACATCTTCGAGCGCGTCGGACCGGCACTCGAATCGAAGTCGATCGAGGAAGCTGCACGCGACGTCGCTCTGACCGAGGATGCGCTCATTCTGTACGGCTCCGGCGGAATGCCCGGACTGTTGGGCTGGAAGGACACGCCGCGAGTGACCATGTCGGACTGGTCGCAACCCGGACGTCTGGTCGCCGATCTCCTGTCGGCGGTCGAAAAACTCGATACTTTGACAGTCAAAGGGCCCTACGAAGTCGTGCTGTCGCCGCACCATTACTACTCCTACCTCAGACAGACCGGCGAAGGCGGCGTCTATCCCGCAGCAAAACAGCTCGGAATCGTCATCGCGAAGGTTTACAGTTCGCCCGCCGTCGAGGGAGCCGCTCTGTTTTCAACCCGGGGCGGCGATTTCATGATTACCGTGGGTGGCGATTTCACTGTCGGCTACCGCGCGCACGACGACAAGTCCGTCCACCTGTTCGCGGTTGAAACCATTGCCGCACAGATGCTGACGCCAGAGGCGGTCTGTGTGATCGCCTAG
- a CDS encoding ferritin-like domain-containing protein, protein MASEGLHEASEELTPLTRDLHRAITSLMEELEAIDWYQQRVDATSDEALKTILAHNRDEEKEHASMVLEWIRRHDPAFDTHLKKYLFTTEPITERTGASEATAAGGKRWNG, encoded by the coding sequence ATGGCGTCGGAAGGCTTACACGAAGCATCTGAAGAACTTACCCCACTGACACGCGACCTGCATCGCGCCATAACCAGCCTGATGGAGGAACTCGAAGCTATCGATTGGTATCAGCAGCGCGTCGATGCGACAAGCGATGAAGCGCTGAAGACCATACTTGCTCATAACCGCGACGAGGAAAAGGAACACGCATCGATGGTGCTCGAATGGATCCGCCGGCATGATCCGGCATTCGACACGCACCTGAAAAAGTACCTGTTCACTACAGAACCGATAACAGAACGAACCGGGGCCTCTGAAGCCACGGCGGCAGGAGGAAAACGATGGAATGGTTAA
- a CDS encoding ABC transporter permease translates to MNWRVLRLLYIHELKMLLRARRTVFMAVVLPAIMMPLMLYAQKYSRDRRERTLNAGTYRYTITGPLAGRVRQAIADAGTTLARNKDEDLKQQSQFNFQELKTIADPRRSLDNGQIQFYIETFTGEEADKLSAAAGTSSRTTSTPPAERRLQGVPRINIVYREDQDISDNAHSRMMVLLRLARRSDSQLLLMQHGFPADPSKLFDVEDSSVATSRQVTGSVVGRFITLFLVMMMFTGGAVAAMDIIAGEKERGTLETLLTTAAGRADIAAAKQLAITSVALVITLIQGLNFFLYIRMRLIPLPKDFDLQLPTGMALTLLLLFVPLAATIASVLLMISAYAKTYKESQMYFFPVYLLGLIPALASVMPGISLRSAIALVPVANVSVAAREILMGRPDPLMIAVTFGVMVFTAGYLVMASARLLAREDIILPAHTEPAEFFGGPALFQRRVLRWFALMWVVTFAVASNVPALASFQRQLLFNEVVVMIGASLLMMRMYHLNARDVLSLKPVKLVIWLAILFAIPAGYITALGVFRVMNTIIPAPQQLLERFSDDIIPKGMPSWELILYVAVLPAICEELAFRGILLSGLRRKFRPAALIVAVGLVFGLFHMTLYRIAPTAALGMVLTAIALMTGSVFPGMLLHAGNNALGVLAGNWFSIDALHWPHYMAAGVIFALSLWIIYRNRTPLLTG, encoded by the coding sequence ATGAACTGGAGAGTCCTTCGCCTGCTCTACATCCACGAGCTGAAGATGCTCCTGCGGGCGCGGCGCACGGTGTTCATGGCCGTCGTGCTTCCGGCCATCATGATGCCGCTGATGTTGTACGCCCAGAAATACTCGCGCGACCGGCGCGAACGGACCCTCAATGCGGGGACATACCGGTACACCATTACCGGCCCTCTTGCCGGCCGTGTCCGGCAGGCCATCGCGGATGCCGGAACGACGCTCGCCCGTAACAAGGACGAGGACCTCAAACAGCAGTCTCAGTTCAATTTTCAGGAGCTCAAGACAATTGCCGATCCGCGGCGCAGCCTGGATAACGGCCAGATCCAGTTCTATATAGAAACATTCACCGGCGAAGAAGCCGACAAACTGTCCGCCGCAGCCGGAACTTCCTCTCGAACCACTTCGACTCCTCCCGCGGAACGGCGCCTCCAAGGCGTACCTCGTATCAACATCGTCTATCGGGAAGACCAGGACATTTCCGATAACGCGCATAGCCGCATGATGGTGCTCTTACGCCTGGCCCGGCGGTCGGATTCACAGCTCCTGCTGATGCAGCATGGATTTCCCGCAGATCCCTCCAAACTGTTCGACGTCGAGGACTCCAGCGTGGCGACGAGCAGGCAAGTCACGGGTTCGGTGGTCGGCCGCTTCATCACGCTGTTCCTCGTCATGATGATGTTCACCGGCGGCGCCGTCGCCGCGATGGACATCATTGCCGGCGAAAAGGAGCGCGGTACGCTCGAGACGCTTCTGACGACGGCCGCCGGGCGGGCCGATATTGCCGCGGCGAAACAGCTGGCAATCACTTCGGTGGCGCTGGTGATCACGCTGATCCAGGGACTGAATTTCTTCCTTTATATAAGGATGCGGTTGATTCCGCTGCCGAAAGACTTCGACCTGCAGCTTCCTACCGGAATGGCGCTGACGCTCTTGCTGCTTTTTGTTCCGCTGGCCGCGACGATTGCGTCGGTGCTGCTCATGATCTCGGCTTACGCGAAGACGTACAAGGAATCGCAGATGTACTTCTTCCCTGTTTACCTTCTCGGACTCATTCCGGCTCTGGCTTCCGTGATGCCCGGTATCTCGCTGCGATCGGCAATCGCGCTGGTGCCGGTTGCGAATGTCAGCGTCGCTGCGCGTGAAATTCTGATGGGACGGCCCGATCCGTTGATGATCGCGGTGACATTCGGGGTGATGGTCTTCACCGCGGGCTACCTGGTGATGGCCTCGGCCCGCCTGCTGGCGCGCGAAGACATCATCCTGCCTGCGCACACCGAACCCGCGGAATTCTTTGGCGGACCGGCGCTGTTTCAGCGGCGCGTTCTGCGATGGTTTGCCTTGATGTGGGTGGTGACCTTCGCGGTCGCGAGCAATGTTCCGGCGCTCGCGAGCTTTCAACGACAGCTTCTCTTCAATGAAGTCGTCGTGATGATCGGAGCTTCCCTTCTCATGATGCGGATGTATCACCTGAACGCGCGGGACGTCCTGTCGCTCAAGCCGGTAAAGCTGGTCATCTGGCTGGCGATCCTGTTCGCCATACCGGCGGGTTACATCACCGCTCTCGGTGTATTCCGCGTCATGAATACGATCATTCCGGCGCCCCAACAGTTGCTGGAGCGGTTCTCAGACGACATCATTCCGAAGGGCATGCCGTCCTGGGAACTGATTCTGTATGTGGCCGTGCTCCCGGCAATTTGTGAAGAACTCGCTTTTCGCGGCATCCTGCTCAGCGGACTGCGCCGCAAATTCCGTCCTGCCGCGCTGATTGTGGCGGTCGGCCTGGTTTTCGGATTGTTCCACATGACGCTCTATCGAATCGCGCCAACCGCTGCCTTGGGCATGGTCCTGACGGCGATCGCATTGATGACCGGTTCGGTGTTTCCCGGAATGCTCCTGCACGCCGGGAACAACGCCCTCGGCGTCCTCGCCGGAAACTGGTTCTCCATCGACGCCCTTCACTGGCCGCACTACATGGCCGCGGGAGTGATCTTCGCTTTATCGCTGTGGATCATTTATCGGAACCGCACTCCGTTGCTTACAGGGTGA
- a CDS encoding ABC transporter ATP-binding protein, which translates to MNSPVTVRNLSKTFFDEGRGQVRAVDSISFECREGEVFGLLGANGAGKTTTLRMLSTILSPSSGSATLMGHDVVRNPEGVRKNLGFYSATTALYPRLTARETIDFFARINQYPADRVDERVEYLVQRFGITKYADARVEKLSSGMKQKVSIARTVAHNPAILIFDEPTVGLDVLNALDVQETISELRSEGKTIIFSTHIMSEAERLCDRIAIIHGGHILASDTLAGLREATGQHYLEDIFVQYVKAAQAAV; encoded by the coding sequence ATGAACTCACCGGTTACAGTCCGAAATCTCTCCAAGACCTTCTTCGACGAAGGCCGCGGTCAGGTCCGCGCTGTCGATTCGATCAGCTTTGAATGCCGCGAAGGTGAAGTATTTGGACTTCTCGGCGCGAACGGAGCCGGCAAAACAACCACGCTCCGCATGCTTTCAACCATCCTCTCACCCAGTTCCGGCAGTGCGACGCTGATGGGCCACGATGTCGTACGCAATCCGGAAGGCGTCCGTAAGAATCTTGGCTTCTATTCGGCAACCACTGCGCTTTATCCGCGCCTGACGGCGCGCGAGACGATCGACTTTTTCGCGAGGATCAACCAATATCCAGCCGATCGCGTTGACGAGCGCGTCGAATACCTGGTCCAGCGATTCGGCATCACGAAGTATGCGGACGCGCGCGTGGAAAAGCTGTCGTCGGGTATGAAACAGAAAGTCTCGATTGCGCGGACGGTCGCGCACAATCCGGCCATTCTGATTTTCGACGAACCGACCGTCGGCCTTGATGTGCTGAACGCGCTCGATGTCCAGGAGACGATCAGCGAGCTCCGATCGGAAGGCAAAACGATCATCTTCTCCACCCACATCATGAGCGAGGCCGAGCGCCTCTGCGACCGTATCGCGATCATTCACGGCGGACACATCCTGGCATCGGATACGCTTGCCGGCCTGCGCGAGGCGACCGGACAGCATTACCTTGAAGACATCTTTGTGCAGTATGTGAAGGCCGCCCAGGCAGCCGTATGA
- a CDS encoding ABC transporter permease, which produces MNFRDIKVLYCREVRSALRDRTIVTNSILLPIFLYPLMMWLVYTGITFISGQNEELRSRVMLINVPAAHPSLLKQFQADKSMVLATSRDPVQDIRNGTLDALVEFLPAKSNLPVDNNFATRITYDESRDQSNRARSRIDQKLSRYRDSYFEAQAAKFGLSREQFQDFWIDDQNVSKNRETGEFIAILMPIFFIIMLAVGGMHPAIDSTAGERENSTWETVMTSATSRANVLVAKYLYVATMSFTAAFLNLFAMIFSMGTILAPLLRGGAAKWRDIPLQSIPVILAGAVLLALFVAAGMMILASFAGNYKEGQSMVAPFYVALIIPIMFLQTPGMEFTRRIAFIPVANVTMMIREAMQGIYHWRMIGLTLAVEAACVLIALRVAMVVLQHEDFVMGSYSGNFGKFAKERLFNR; this is translated from the coding sequence ATGAATTTTCGAGATATTAAAGTTCTGTATTGCCGCGAAGTGCGGTCGGCGCTGCGCGACCGCACCATCGTCACGAACAGCATCCTGCTCCCGATCTTCCTCTATCCGTTGATGATGTGGCTCGTTTATACGGGAATCACATTTATTTCGGGACAAAACGAAGAATTGCGCTCCCGGGTGATGCTGATCAACGTTCCGGCCGCACATCCCAGTCTCCTGAAGCAGTTCCAGGCGGATAAATCGATGGTTCTGGCGACCTCACGCGATCCGGTGCAGGATATCCGCAACGGCACGCTCGACGCCCTGGTCGAATTCCTGCCGGCGAAATCGAATCTGCCGGTCGATAACAACTTCGCGACCCGAATCACCTATGACGAGTCGCGCGACCAGAGCAACCGGGCCAGAAGCCGCATCGATCAGAAGCTCTCCCGCTACCGCGACAGCTATTTCGAAGCCCAGGCGGCGAAGTTCGGCCTGTCCCGCGAGCAGTTTCAGGATTTCTGGATCGACGACCAAAACGTCTCGAAAAACCGCGAGACCGGCGAATTCATTGCCATCCTGATGCCGATCTTTTTCATCATCATGCTTGCCGTCGGGGGAATGCACCCGGCGATCGATTCGACCGCCGGCGAACGCGAAAATTCGACCTGGGAAACAGTCATGACGTCGGCGACATCGCGGGCGAACGTTCTGGTGGCGAAATATCTTTATGTCGCGACGATGTCGTTCACGGCTGCATTTTTGAACCTCTTCGCAATGATATTTTCGATGGGCACGATCCTTGCCCCGCTGTTGCGCGGCGGCGCCGCCAAGTGGCGCGACATTCCGCTGCAATCGATTCCGGTCATTCTTGCCGGCGCCGTGCTCCTGGCGCTGTTTGTCGCCGCGGGCATGATGATCCTGGCGTCCTTCGCCGGCAACTACAAGGAAGGACAGTCGATGGTGGCGCCTTTCTACGTGGCGCTGATCATTCCGATCATGTTCCTCCAGACGCCGGGAATGGAATTCACGCGGCGCATCGCGTTCATTCCTGTCGCCAATGTGACCATGATGATCCGCGAGGCGATGCAGGGGATTTACCACTGGCGGATGATCGGGCTCACGCTGGCCGTCGAGGCGGCTTGCGTTCTCATCGCGCTGCGGGTTGCGATGGTCGTCCTCCAGCACGAGGATTTCGTGATGGGAAGTTACAGCGGGAACTTCGGCAAATTCGCAAAGGAACGGTTATTCAATAGATGA